One Roseovarius bejariae genomic region harbors:
- a CDS encoding GntR family transcriptional regulator yields MVKDSGSRQEPEPRERPNVKKNLSDRAYNALRDALMRGHLEPGNQLPLRPTSARFGISPTPMREALTRLVVERALTLNDRGTVIVPDLTKAELLEIRDIRKDLEGRCAAQAAQIAHEDEKQALDDLNRQFMQSLKHGNYREAVDLNTQFHLQLAKMAKLPLTYEIIEGLWVRCGPILTHLYDSGLPTNWASHPHQRILDALRNNDPASASDAIYHDIEDGGRGLLNYVSQ; encoded by the coding sequence ATGGTTAAAGACTCGGGTAGTCGACAAGAACCCGAACCTCGGGAACGACCAAACGTTAAGAAAAACCTCAGTGACAGGGCCTATAACGCCTTACGGGATGCATTGATGCGAGGCCATCTGGAGCCCGGCAACCAGCTTCCCCTTCGCCCCACGTCGGCACGGTTCGGCATTAGTCCCACGCCTATGCGCGAAGCCTTGACCCGCCTTGTCGTAGAGCGCGCCTTAACTCTCAACGACCGAGGAACGGTGATCGTTCCAGATCTGACGAAAGCAGAGTTGCTGGAAATACGCGACATCCGGAAGGATCTTGAAGGCCGCTGCGCAGCCCAGGCCGCCCAGATCGCCCATGAAGATGAAAAACAGGCGCTTGATGATCTGAATCGTCAATTCATGCAGTCCCTGAAGCACGGAAATTACAGGGAGGCCGTTGATCTGAACACCCAGTTTCACTTGCAGCTTGCCAAAATGGCCAAACTTCCCCTGACCTATGAAATCATTGAGGGGCTTTGGGTACGATGTGGTCCTATCCTGACCCATCTGTATGACTCCGGCTTGCCCACGAACTGGGCGTCACACCCACACCAGCGTATTCTCGACGCGCTTCGCAATAATGACCCTGCAAGTGCAAGTGATGCGATATACCATGATATTGAAGATGGAGGGCGAGGGCTTCTGAATTACGTATCGCAATAA
- a CDS encoding pyridoxal phosphate-dependent decarboxylase family protein: MARKPPFSEDPFQVPPDTLGLSAEEMRRLGHKVVDMVVDRFERRNAEPVVTTGDAADLTNQLGGALPNMPMDPDASLDLMAEVALGHMQHGDHPRYFARVPGPASFAAILGDWMGTGFNSICASWGGGSGTAIVENTVVSWVAEMLGLPSQTEGVLLSGGSLANFTGFCVARSEVGRGVAYLMDQTHASLPRNLRQMGLNDEEIRILPSDETLRMCPDVLAASIEEDIGKGLKPMMVVATAGTTNTGAADPLEAIADICEQHNIWLHVDGAYGAPAAITQDGREVLKGLERADSVVLDPHKWFFQPYDLGMCFVTRPGALDRCFSMNPEYLKDVQADNEVNYGNRSLELTRRSRALKLWMSLRTYGAQSFREGVAHGIALAEEAERQLRAAPETWDVLSHAQLGIVCFARNGADSEDHAKRANRLSESGFATVSTTSLHGRTALRLCTINPLTTAEDIQRTLELLAAPM; this comes from the coding sequence ATGGCACGTAAGCCACCCTTTTCAGAGGACCCGTTTCAGGTTCCCCCCGACACCCTTGGCCTGAGCGCAGAAGAGATGCGACGCCTTGGGCACAAGGTGGTTGATATGGTGGTGGATCGTTTCGAAAGACGCAATGCAGAGCCCGTGGTAACGACGGGCGATGCGGCGGACCTGACAAACCAGTTGGGAGGCGCCCTTCCCAACATGCCGATGGACCCCGACGCCTCTCTGGATCTGATGGCAGAGGTTGCGCTTGGGCATATGCAACATGGAGACCACCCCAGGTATTTCGCCCGTGTGCCCGGGCCGGCGTCGTTTGCTGCGATACTCGGGGACTGGATGGGAACCGGCTTCAACAGCATTTGCGCCAGTTGGGGTGGCGGCTCGGGGACTGCTATTGTGGAGAACACCGTCGTGTCCTGGGTTGCCGAAATGCTGGGGCTGCCGTCACAGACCGAGGGTGTTTTGCTTTCGGGCGGGTCGTTGGCGAACTTTACCGGTTTCTGCGTCGCACGGTCCGAGGTGGGGCGTGGTGTGGCTTATCTCATGGATCAAACTCACGCGTCCCTGCCGCGCAACCTGCGGCAGATGGGATTGAATGATGAGGAAATCCGTATTCTGCCGTCGGACGAGACCCTGCGGATGTGCCCCGATGTCCTTGCCGCATCGATCGAAGAGGATATCGGCAAAGGGTTGAAGCCCATGATGGTCGTCGCGACCGCGGGCACAACGAATACCGGTGCGGCAGACCCACTTGAGGCCATTGCGGATATCTGTGAGCAGCACAATATTTGGCTGCACGTTGACGGGGCCTATGGTGCCCCTGCCGCCATAACGCAAGACGGACGTGAGGTCTTGAAGGGGCTTGAGCGCGCTGACTCTGTCGTTCTGGACCCTCATAAGTGGTTCTTCCAGCCCTATGATCTGGGAATGTGCTTTGTGACACGGCCCGGGGCCCTTGATCGGTGCTTTTCGATGAACCCGGAATACCTCAAGGATGTTCAAGCCGATAACGAAGTGAACTACGGCAACCGGTCGCTGGAATTGACCCGGCGTTCGCGGGCCTTGAAGCTTTGGATGTCTCTTAGAACATATGGCGCTCAATCTTTCCGAGAGGGCGTTGCGCATGGGATCGCTCTTGCCGAGGAAGCCGAGAGGCAACTTCGAGCCGCTCCGGAGACATGGGACGTTCTCTCCCACGCCCAGCTTGGCATTGTGTGCTTTGCACGGAATGGCGCGGATTCGGAGGATCACGCCAAACGCGCCAACCGATTGTCCGAAAGCGGATTCGCCACGGTATCGACAACCAGTTTGCATGGCCGAACTGCGCTCAGGCTGTGCACGATCAATCCGCTCACCACGGCAGAGGACATTCAGCGTACGCTTGAACTTCTTGCTGCGCCAATGTGA
- a CDS encoding Hint domain-containing protein, whose protein sequence is MITTVSKYDPPVENTNDRNQWRKNPPRGRGRAVTCFTPGTAITTLSGKRLVEDLKQGDRILTRDRGFQPLLWAGRRELSVASVVHDEGLCPVRIKAGTLGPSLPDRDLVVSPGHRFLTTEKTLVDSIGESECLIQACDLLGKPGIDKAPAKTITYIHLLFDQHELILSDNAWSESYHLGESTNGCQVQPLARKCVGRRVLN, encoded by the coding sequence ATGATTACCACAGTATCAAAATACGACCCCCCAGTTGAAAACACCAATGATCGCAACCAATGGCGCAAAAATCCCCCAAGGGGGCGTGGGCGGGCGGTCACTTGCTTTACCCCGGGTACGGCGATCACCACATTGTCTGGCAAACGTTTGGTCGAGGACCTCAAACAGGGCGACCGCATATTGACGCGGGACCGGGGATTTCAGCCCTTGCTTTGGGCCGGACGACGCGAACTTTCAGTGGCGTCTGTGGTTCATGACGAGGGGCTCTGCCCGGTAAGGATCAAGGCAGGCACCCTGGGCCCGTCCCTTCCGGATCGCGATCTTGTCGTGTCTCCCGGACACCGCTTTTTGACAACCGAGAAGACCTTGGTGGATTCGATAGGGGAATCCGAATGTCTCATCCAAGCATGCGACCTTCTTGGCAAACCGGGCATCGATAAAGCCCCCGCAAAAACGATTACATATATCCACCTTCTTTTCGATCAGCATGAATTGATCCTGTCGGATAATGCATGGTCGGAAAGCTATCACTTGGGTGAAAGCACCAATGGATGTCAGGTACAGCCCTTAGCGCGTAAATGTGTCGGGCGCAGGGTATTGAACTAG